In Nitrospirota bacterium, the following are encoded in one genomic region:
- a CDS encoding arginine decarboxylase, pyruvoyl-dependent encodes MVPTHMFLTRGVGVHKEKLASFEQALRSAGVAYCNLVSVSSIFPPNCKIIPRMRGEKLLNPGEITFCVMARSETNERNRLISASIGLAIPTDRHTYGYLSEHHAYGETDEESGEYTEDLAAQMLATTLGVEFDANQAWKEREQVFKMGGKIVRTLNITQSAIGKANRWTTVVALAVFIPPENLPKKDRSRR; translated from the coding sequence ATGGTTCCGACTCATATGTTTCTGACCAGAGGCGTAGGAGTCCACAAGGAAAAGCTGGCCTCCTTCGAGCAGGCGTTGCGGAGCGCGGGCGTGGCCTACTGCAACCTCGTCAGCGTGTCCTCGATCTTCCCGCCCAATTGCAAGATCATCCCGAGGATGCGGGGGGAGAAGCTGCTGAACCCGGGCGAGATCACCTTTTGCGTGATGGCCCGTTCCGAGACGAACGAGCGCAACCGGCTGATCTCCGCTTCGATCGGCCTGGCGATCCCCACGGATCGGCACACCTACGGCTATCTCTCCGAGCACCACGCCTACGGCGAGACCGACGAGGAGTCCGGCGAGTACACGGAAGATCTGGCCGCCCAGATGCTGGCCACGACCCTGGGCGTCGAGTTCGATGCCAATCAGGCCTGGAAGGAACGGGAGCAGGTCTTCAAGATGGGCGGCAAGATCGTGCGGACCCTGAACATCACCCAGTCGGCCATCGGCAAGGCCAACCGGTGGACGACGGTCGTGGCCCTGGCCGTGTTCATTCCGCCGGAGAATCTCCCCAAGAAAGACCGATCCAGGCGGTGA
- a CDS encoding aldehyde dehydrogenase family protein, translating into MAAKPLLIGSQWRTTAATAPVRNPYTGAVVAEVCQAGKAEADEAAWAAVSAFPAMRRLPAHARAGALAKIARALSDRRDEFARSIVAEGGKPISDARREVGRAIQTFTLAAEEAKRLPGEVIPLDLTPGTEPYVGLTRRVPIGPVLGITPFNFPINLVAHKVAPSLACGNPIVVKPAPQTPVTALLLGEVVLDAGLPPGALSIVPCENAVAEQMVADPRYALLSFTGSAAVGWMLKAKCGRKRVVLELGGNAGVIVEPDADLEVAAQRCAAGGFGYAGQTCISVQRVFVHDAVYDRFVASLLARVAALKVGDPADETTVIGPLIDEAAARRVEGWIQEAVAQGARLLAGGKRSGSVVEATVLSDVTPDMKVSCQEVFGPVVTVSRYKRFEDAVEALNDSEFGLQAGVFTRDVGRIFRAYRDLEVGAVLANEIPTFRADHMPYGGVKSSGIGREGVRYAIEDMTDVKLLVLNLPESGPV; encoded by the coding sequence ATGGCCGCCAAGCCATTGCTGATCGGCAGCCAGTGGCGGACGACGGCGGCCACGGCTCCCGTCCGAAATCCCTACACCGGCGCAGTGGTGGCCGAGGTCTGTCAGGCCGGAAAGGCCGAGGCGGACGAGGCCGCGTGGGCGGCGGTGTCCGCCTTTCCCGCCATGCGGCGGTTGCCGGCCCACGCCAGAGCCGGCGCGCTCGCCAAGATTGCCAGAGCCCTCTCGGACCGGCGCGACGAGTTCGCGCGGTCCATCGTGGCCGAGGGGGGCAAACCGATCTCCGACGCGCGGCGCGAAGTGGGCCGCGCGATCCAGACCTTCACGCTCGCGGCGGAGGAGGCCAAGCGCCTGCCCGGCGAGGTCATTCCGCTCGATCTGACGCCGGGCACGGAGCCCTACGTGGGGTTGACCCGACGGGTCCCGATCGGCCCCGTGCTCGGCATCACCCCGTTCAACTTTCCGATCAATCTGGTTGCGCACAAGGTGGCTCCCTCTCTGGCCTGCGGGAACCCGATCGTGGTCAAGCCCGCTCCTCAGACGCCGGTCACGGCGCTGCTGCTCGGCGAGGTCGTGCTGGACGCAGGGCTGCCGCCCGGGGCGCTCAGCATCGTGCCCTGCGAAAACGCGGTCGCGGAACAGATGGTGGCGGACCCCCGCTATGCGCTCCTCAGCTTCACCGGCAGCGCCGCCGTCGGGTGGATGCTCAAGGCCAAGTGCGGCCGCAAGCGCGTCGTGCTGGAGCTGGGCGGCAACGCGGGCGTGATCGTGGAGCCGGACGCGGATCTGGAAGTCGCGGCCCAACGGTGCGCGGCCGGCGGGTTCGGCTACGCCGGACAAACCTGCATCTCGGTGCAGCGGGTCTTCGTGCACGACGCCGTGTACGACCGCTTCGTGGCCTCCCTGCTGGCGCGGGTGGCGGCGCTCAAGGTCGGGGACCCGGCCGATGAGACCACCGTGATCGGGCCGCTGATCGACGAGGCGGCCGCGCGCCGGGTCGAGGGCTGGATTCAGGAGGCGGTGGCCCAGGGGGCCCGGTTGCTGGCCGGCGGCAAGCGGTCGGGCTCGGTGGTGGAAGCCACGGTCCTGAGCGACGTGACCCCCGACATGAAGGTCTCGTGCCAGGAGGTCTTCGGGCCGGTCGTGACGGTCTCCCGCTACAAGCGGTTCGAGGACGCCGTCGAGGCCCTGAACGATTCGGAGTTCGGGCTGCAAGCCGGCGTCTTCACCCGCGACGTGGGGCGCATCTTCCGGGCCTACCGGGACCTGGAAGTGGGCGCCGTGCTGGCCAACGAGATTCCCACGTTCCGTGCCGATCACATGCCCTACGGCGGAGTCAAGAGCTCGGGGATCGGGCGGGAGGGCGTCCGGTACGCCATCGAAGACATGACCGACGTCAAACTGCTGGTGCTGAACCTGCCCGAGTCCGGTCCCGTCTGA
- a CDS encoding DsbA family protein: protein MRRRIASRSVGLLLGVALLALAAHVLGPIPQAGADQALDQLGKDDGRTRGQATAPVTLIEYSDFTCGFCKKFYRETWPRLQAKYVEAGKLRFLYRDYPRAFQGPGLDAALAARCAGEQGRYWAMHDRLFDTGKLGPADLRGHAKAIGLDQAAFDKCMKGARHTEAIFSDRAEGYNLGFRGTPGFVLMRTDHPEQEPPLVIPGAFPYEVFEEQIERMLGDPAKKRSGASR, encoded by the coding sequence ATGAGACGACGCATTGCCAGCCGTTCGGTCGGCCTCCTGCTCGGGGTCGCGCTCCTCGCGCTTGCGGCGCATGTCCTGGGGCCGATCCCGCAGGCGGGCGCGGACCAGGCCTTGGACCAGTTGGGCAAGGACGACGGTCGGACGAGGGGCCAGGCCACGGCGCCGGTCACGTTGATCGAGTATTCCGACTTCACCTGCGGTTTCTGCAAGAAATTCTACCGGGAGACCTGGCCACGCCTCCAGGCCAAATACGTCGAGGCCGGCAAGCTCCGGTTTTTGTATCGCGACTATCCCCGCGCCTTCCAGGGGCCCGGACTCGACGCGGCGCTGGCGGCCCGGTGCGCGGGCGAGCAGGGCCGGTACTGGGCCATGCACGACCGGCTGTTCGACACCGGCAAGCTGGGGCCGGCGGATCTACGGGGGCACGCCAAGGCCATCGGCCTGGATCAAGCCGCGTTCGACAAGTGCATGAAGGGGGCAAGGCACACGGAGGCGATTTTCTCGGACCGGGCCGAAGGGTACAATCTCGGATTCCGGGGGACGCCGGGCTTCGTGCTGATGCGGACCGATCACCCGGAGCAGGAGCCGCCGCTCGTGATCCCCGGGGCCTTCCCGTACGAAGTGTTCGAGGAGCAGATCGAGCGGATGCTGGGAGACCCGGCCAAAAAGCGGAGCGGAGCGAGCCGCTGA
- a CDS encoding deoxyhypusine synthase family protein: protein MQPREFHDGAQDGLEALEPLDPDKVRSFSDLLCAMRKTAFGGRRLGEAFEVLSAMIEDQDCGVVMTLSGAMTIAKMGKIVSSMIDHGMVQAVVSTGALIAHGLTESVGKVHYRHSPKVSDEELFRKGYNRVYDTLEMEANLNYVEHVVAQTLKRVPADQPLCSELLTREIGRTLAEEYEGTGILKSAYLKKVPVYIPAFTDSEMGLDVATWAMGLSIDRARSQNLPNGDITVLRTLHKTLPSFNPYLDLNSYTERVLSSKKLGIFTIGGGVPRNWAQQVAPYVEITNLRLGLNVKPPRFQYGVRICPEPDYWGGLSGCSYQEGISWGKFVPAEEGGRFAEVLSDATVVWPLLMMGLLERFRAKRGAS, encoded by the coding sequence ATGCAGCCGCGTGAATTCCATGACGGGGCGCAAGACGGGCTCGAGGCACTGGAGCCGCTCGATCCCGACAAGGTCCGCTCGTTTTCGGATTTGTTGTGTGCGATGCGCAAGACCGCCTTCGGCGGCCGGCGGCTGGGGGAGGCGTTCGAGGTCCTCTCGGCGATGATCGAGGACCAGGATTGCGGCGTCGTCATGACGCTCTCGGGCGCGATGACCATCGCCAAGATGGGCAAGATCGTCAGCAGCATGATCGACCACGGCATGGTGCAGGCGGTCGTGTCCACGGGCGCGCTGATCGCGCACGGGCTCACCGAATCCGTGGGCAAGGTCCACTACCGACACTCGCCCAAGGTGAGCGACGAGGAGCTGTTCCGCAAGGGGTACAACCGGGTCTATGACACCTTGGAGATGGAAGCGAACCTGAACTACGTGGAGCACGTCGTCGCGCAGACGCTCAAGCGCGTGCCCGCGGACCAGCCCCTTTGCTCCGAGCTGCTGACGCGCGAGATCGGCCGGACGCTCGCGGAGGAATACGAGGGCACGGGTATCCTCAAGAGCGCGTATCTCAAGAAGGTGCCGGTCTACATCCCGGCCTTCACCGATTCGGAGATGGGGCTCGACGTGGCCACCTGGGCGATGGGGCTGTCGATCGACCGGGCGCGGAGCCAGAATCTGCCCAACGGGGATATCACCGTGCTGCGGACGTTGCACAAGACCCTGCCGTCCTTCAACCCGTACCTGGACCTCAACAGCTACACGGAGCGGGTCCTCTCGTCCAAGAAGCTCGGGATTTTCACGATCGGCGGCGGCGTGCCACGGAACTGGGCCCAGCAGGTGGCGCCCTACGTCGAAATCACGAACCTGCGGCTGGGGTTGAACGTCAAGCCGCCGCGCTTCCAATACGGCGTGCGCATCTGCCCGGAGCCCGACTACTGGGGCGGCTTGAGCGGGTGCAGCTACCAGGAAGGGATCTCCTGGGGCAAGTTCGTGCCGGCCGAGGAGGGAGGCCGGTTCGCCGAGGTCCTGAGCGATGCGACGGTGGTCTGGCCATTGTTGATGATGGGTCTGCTGGAGCGATTTCGAGCCAAGCGGGGCGCGTCCTGA
- a CDS encoding RNA-binding protein, producing the protein MGSKIYVGGLPYSTTEAQLHELFAAHGTVESARVITDKYTGQSRGFGFVEMSTAEEAKAAIAALNGTQLDGRTLTVNEAKPQEPRSGGGRGGDRGGRGGRW; encoded by the coding sequence ATGGGTTCGAAGATCTACGTTGGCGGGTTGCCGTACTCAACGACCGAAGCGCAGCTGCACGAACTGTTTGCCGCGCATGGCACCGTCGAGTCGGCTCGAGTCATCACGGACAAGTACACGGGGCAGTCGCGCGGTTTCGGCTTCGTGGAAATGTCCACGGCAGAGGAAGCCAAGGCGGCAATTGCCGCGCTGAACGGCACGCAGCTCGACGGCCGGACGCTCACCGTCAACGAGGCGAAGCCCCAGGAGCCGCGTTCCGGCGGCGGACGCGGAGGCGACCGAGGAGGTCGCGGCGGACGCTGGTAG